In a genomic window of Cervus elaphus unplaced genomic scaffold, mCerEla1.1, whole genome shotgun sequence:
- the LOC122691258 gene encoding 14-3-3 protein zeta/delta-like, translated as MDKNELVQKAKLAEQAERYDDMAACMKSVTEQGAELSNEERNLLSVAYKNVVGARRSSWKVVSSIEQKTEGAEKKQQMAREYREKIETELRDICNDVLSLLEKFLIPNASQAESKVFYLKMKGDYYRYLAEVAAGDDKKGIVDQSQQAYQEAFEISKKEMQPTHPIRLGLALNFSVFYYEILNSPEKACSLAKTAFDEAIAELDTLNEESYKDSTLIMQLLRDNLTLWTSENQGDEGDAGEGEN; from the exons ATGGATAAAAACGAGCTGGTACAGAAGGCCAAACTGGCTGAGCAGGCTGAGCGATATGATGACATGGCAGCCTGCATGAAGTCTGTAACTGAGCAAGGAGCTGAATTATCCAATGAGGAGAGGAATCTTCTCTCAGTTGCTTATAAAAATGTTGTAGGAGCCCGTAGGTCATCTTGGAAGGTCGTCTCCAGTATTGAGCAAAAGACGGAAGGTGCTGAGAAAAAACAGCAGATGGCTCGAGAAtacagagagaaaatagagacCGAGCTAAGAGATATCTGCAATGATGTACTGTCTCTTTTGGAAAAGTTCTTGATCCCCAATGCTTCACAAGCAGAGAGCAAAGTCTTCTacttgaaaatgaaaggagactACTACCGCTACTTGGCTGAGGTTGCGGCTGGTGATGACAAGAAAGGGATTGTGGATCAGTCACAGCAAGCATACCAAGAAGCTTTTGAAATCAGCAAAAAGGAAATGCAACCAACACATCCTATCAGACTGGGTCTGgcccttaacttctctgtgttctATTATGAGATTCTGAACTCCCCTGAGAAAGCCTGCTCTCTTGCAAAGACAGCATTTGATGAA GCGATTGCTGAGTTGGACACGCTGAATGAAGAGTCCTACAAAGACAGCACCCTGATCATGCAGCTGCTGAGGGACAATCTCACTCTGTGGACGTCGGAAAACCAGGGAGACGAAGGAGatgctggggagggagagaacTAA
- the LOC122691264 gene encoding 14-3-3 protein beta/alpha-like — MTMDKSELVQKAKLAEQAERYDDMAAAMKAVTEQGHELSNEERNLLSVAYKNVVGARRSSWRVISSIEQKTERNEKKQQMGKEYREKIEAELQDICNDVLELLDKYLIPNATQPESKVFYLKMKGDYFRYLSEVASGDNKQTTGRSGCSL, encoded by the coding sequence atgacCATGGATAAAAGTGAACTGGTACAGAAAGCCAAGCTCGCCGAGCAGGCCGAGCGCTACGATGACATGGCTGCGGCCATGAAGGCGGTCACGGAGCAGGGGCATGAGCTTTCCAACGAGGAGAGAAACCTGCTGTCGGTCGCCTACAAGAATGTGGTCGGTGCCCGCCGTTCGTCCTGGCGTGTCATCTCCAGCATCGAACAGAAAACTGAGCGGAACGAGAAGAAGCAGCAGATGGGCAAAGAGTACCGCGAGAAGATCGAGGCCGAGCTGCAGGACATCTGCAACGACGTGCTGGAGCTGTTGGATAAATACCTTATTCCCAATGCTACACAGCCAGAAAGTAAGGTGTTCTACTTGAAAATGAAAGGCGATTATTTTAGATATCTTTCTGAGGTGGCATCTGGAGACAATAAACAAACCACTGGGCGGAGCGGCTGTAGCCTGTGA